In Oncorhynchus tshawytscha isolate Ot180627B linkage group LG28, Otsh_v2.0, whole genome shotgun sequence, a genomic segment contains:
- the extl2 gene encoding exostosin-like 2: MRVLLRGCKGLRRSYLVAPILLLLLVGAALTALLPSIEDWGHVGAMGALRHRATAGSNANAIPGRHTEEEDATAFTIVIQTYNRTDVLLKLLNHYQAVPHLRRVIIVWNNIGERTPQELWDTLGPHPIPVVFKEQSVNRMRNRLQPFAEIDTEAVLMLDDDTLVSVPDISFAFSVWKQFPDQIVGFVPRKHVTTVTGVYSYGSFELQDPEMGGGDRYSMVLIGAAFFHHRYLQLFQEQPPEVHALVDDTQNCDDIAVNFVVAAELRRGSGTIKSRPSGIFVKPVDMRNLERDASSGYLGMWHRPEHLLQRSYCLNRLAQIYGAMPLRYSNMMLCQFGFPSYANHKGRG, encoded by the exons ATGAG AGTCCTTCTCCGTGGCTGCAAAGGACTTCGGCGGTCCTATCTCGTTGCTcccatactactccttctcttgGTCGGTGCTGCCTTGACTGCCCTCCTCCCTTCCATCGAGGACTGGGGCCATGTCGGGGCCATGGGAGCCCTTCGCCATAGAGCCACCGCCGGCAGCAATGCCAACGCCATTCCCGGGCGCCACACGGAAGAGGAGGACGCCACCGCATTTACCATAGTCATACAGACGTATAACCGCACCGATGTCCTGCTGAAACTGCTCAACCATTACCAGGCGGTGCCACACCTGCGGCGGGTCATCATCGTGTGGAACAACATTGGGGAGCGGACCCCCCAAGAGCTCTGGGACACCCTGGGGCCCCATCCCATCCCCGTGGTGTTCAAAGAGCAGAGCGTCAACCGCATGCGCAACCGCCTGCAACCATTTGCTGAGATCGATACCgaag CTGTGTTGATGCTGGATGATGACACGTTGGTCAGCGTTCCAGATATCAGTTTTGCCTTCTCTGTGTGGAAG CAATTCCCAGATCAGATAGTTGGATTTGTCCCCCGTAAACACGTTACCACGGTGACGGGGGTCTACAGCTACGGCAGCTTTGAACTCCAGGACCCAGAGATGGGAGGAGGTGACAG GTACTCCATGGTCCTGATCGGTGCCGCCTTCTTCCACCACCGCTACCTGCAGCTCTTCCAGGAGCAGCCGCCCGAAGTGCACGCCCTGGTGGATGACACGCAGAACTGCGACGACATCGCCGTGAACTTCGTCGTGGCAGCGGAGCTACGGCGAGGTTCTGGGACCATAAAAAGTAGACCCTCTGGCATCTTTGTGAAGCCCGTGGATATGCGCAATCTGGAGAGGGACGCCAGCAGCGGGTACCTAGGCATGTGGCACCGTCCCGAACACCTGCTCCAGCGCTCCTACTGCCTGAACCGGCTGGCACAGATCTACGGCGCAATGCCCCTGAGGTACTCTAACATGATGCTGTGCCAGTTTGGCTTCCCAAGCTATGCCAACCACAAGGGCAGGGGCTGA